One Triplophysa rosa linkage group LG21, Trosa_1v2, whole genome shotgun sequence DNA segment encodes these proteins:
- the bgnb gene encoding biglycan b, with the protein MFSSLSLLLLLHICSLTVSSLALPFEQRGFWDFAMDGNGGDLTSVMMRDEEGSGMEEELPPDVPLCPFGCHCQLHVVQCSDLSLTVVPKEIPKDTKLLDLQNNRITELKENDFKGLANLYALSLVNNKISKVHPKAFTPLLHLKKLYFSRNLLTVVPRNLPPSLVELRIHENRIKTVPEGTFSRLGSMNCIEMGGNPIQNSGFEPGAFKGLKLNYLRISEAKLTGIPKDLPDSLHELHLDSNQIQAIELEDLKRYKHLHRLGLGHNHIRMIENGSLSYVQNLRELHLDNNRLTRVPKGLPEMKYLQVVYLHSNNISQVDVNDFCPRGFGIKRSFYNGISLYGNPVYYWEVQPATFRCVTDRLAIQFGNYKK; encoded by the exons ATGTTCTCCAGTCTCTCTCTTCTGCTGCTGTTGCATATCTGCAGCCTGACGGTTTCCTCACTGGCCCTGCCCTTTGAGCAGAGAGGATTCTGGGACTTTGCCATGGATGGCAATGGGGGAGATCTGACGTCGGTAATGATGAGAGATGAAGAAGGTTCAGGGATGGAGGAAGAGCTGCCACCAGACGTGCCCTTATGTCCTTTTGGATGTCACTGCCAGCTTCATGTGGTCCAATGCTCAGACCTTA GTTTGACTGTGGTCCCCAAGGAAATTCCCAAAGACACCAAACTACTGGACTTACAGAATAACCGCATCACAGAACTGAAGGAAAATGACTTCAAGGGACTTGCGAACCTTTAT GCCCTGTCGCTGGTCAACAACAAGATCTCCAAAGTCCACCCAAAAGCCTTCACACCCCTCCTACacttaaaaaagctttatttttcgAGAAACCTCCTGAcagtggtgcccaggaacctgccCCCATCCCTGGTAGAGCTGCGCATTCATGAGAACCGTATTAAGACAGTTCCAGAGGGGACGTTCTCTCGTCTGGGCAGCATGAACTGCATCG AGATGGGCGGGAACCCTATTCAGAACAGCGGCTTTGAGCCCGGTGCTTTTAAAGGCCTGAAACTCAACTACCTGCGCATCTCTGAGGCCAAACTTACTGGAATACCTAAAG ATCTTCCTGACAGTCTTCATGAGCTTCATCTGGACAGTAACCAAATCCAAGCCATCGAACTAGAAGACCTGAAACGCTATAAACACTTGCACAG GTTGGGTTTGGGTCACAATCACATTCGCATGATTGAGAATGGCAGTCTATCGTACGTACAAAATCTGAGGGAGCTCCATTTAGATAACAATCGCCTGACCCGTGTCCCGAAGGGTCTGCCGGAGATGAAGTACCTTCAG GTGGTCTACCTTCATTCAAACAACATTAGCCAGGTGGACGTCAATGACTTCTGTCCTCGAGGTTTTGGCATAAAGAGAAGCTTTTACAATGGCATTAGTCTTTATGGTAACCCAGTTTACTACTGGGAGGTGCAGCCTGCTACTTTCCGCTGCGTTACTGACCGATTGGCCATTCAGTTCGGAAACTACAAGAAATAA